A DNA window from Engystomops pustulosus chromosome 6, aEngPut4.maternal, whole genome shotgun sequence contains the following coding sequences:
- the ILVBL gene encoding 2-hydroxyacyl-CoA lyase 2 isoform X1 produces MRGFHLLFAFLMDHDCECIYLVGAALGAVVSIVLLWLGYRLGVIYQLFHKVETQSPCHGGEVVAQVLQSHGVKFVFTLVGGHISPILVACEKLGIRVVDTRHEATAVFAADAVARLSGTVGVAAVTAGPGLTNTVTAIKNAQMAESPLLLIGGAAATLLQGRGALQDIDQLSLFKPICKFCASVRTIRDIVPVLRKALAEAQSGTPGPVFVEFPIDILYPYHIIQKELAPKGAPKGIMGKIINWYLQNHLNNLFAGAWEPRDTSPLPVSIPKATTEQIQQCVELLSRAKKPVFILGSQSTLPPAPVEKLRKALESLGIPCFLGGMARGMLGRDSPIHIRQNRRDALKEADLVILAGTVCDFRLSYGRVLNRRSKIIAVNRDRSQLLKNSDMFWKPTVAIQGDAGSFILSLAEGLHGYTCPSDWTEGLKAGDITKEKANKEKAEEKTERHLNPLRVLHLVDDALPEDSIIVADGGDFVGSAAYILRPRGPLRWLDPGAFGTLGVGGGFALGAKLCRPESEVWVVFGDGSLGYSIVEYDTYTRHKTPIISVVGNDACWSQISREQVPMLGSNVACGLAFNDYHVVADGFGGKGFLVTRQDEDRIADIIKEAQDSAKKGKAALINVLIGKTNFRDGSISV; encoded by the exons ATGCGTGGATTccacctcttatttg CCTTTCTAATGGATCACGATTGTGAGTGCATATACCTTGTGGGTGCAGCTCTTGGTGCAGTAGTGTCCATTGTACTGTTGTGGCTGGGGTACCGTCTGGGTGTCATCTACCAGCTCTTTCATAAG GTTGAAACTCAAAGTCCTTGTCATGGAGGGGAAGTGGTGGCTCAAGTGCTTCAGTCCCATGGTGTAAAATTTGTGTTCACCCTGGTTGGTGGACATATCTCACCTATCTTGGTTGCCTGTGAAAAGTTGGGAATACGTGTGGTGGACACAAGACATGAGGCTACAGCGGTATTTGCTGCTGATGCAGTAGCCAGACTTTCGG GTACGGTTGGTGTGGCAGCAGTGACTGCCGGTCCAGGTTTAACCAACACAGTGACGGCCATTAAGAATGCTCAGATGGCGGAGTCACCCCTTCTGCTGATTGGTGGAGCAGCAGCAACATTGCTACAg GGTCGAGGAGCGCTTCAGGATATAGACCAGTTGTCCCTTTTTAAGCCTATTTGTAAATTTTGTGCATCAGTTAGGACCATACGTGACATTGTCCCTGTGCTACGGAAAGCACTGGCAGAGGCCCAGTCAGGAACTCCCG GCCCTGTTTTTGTAGAATTTCCCATAGACATTCTGTATCCATATCACATCATCCAAAAAGAGTTGGCCCCAAAAGGAGCCCCTAAAGGGATTATGGGAAAAATAATTAACTG GTATCTGCAAAATCACCTAAATAACCTGTTTGCTGGGGCTTGGGAACCCAGAGACACTTCTCCTCTTCCCGTCTCCATCCCTAAGGCTACTACTGAGCAG ATTCAGCAGTGTGTGGAGCTGTTGAGTCGAGCTAAGAAGCCGGTCTTCATCCTGGGCAGTCAGAGCACATTACCTCCTGCACCTGTTGAAAAGCTCAG gaaggCTTTGGAATCTTTGGGTATTCCTTGTTTCCTGGGTGGTATGGCCAGAGGCATGTTGGGAAGAGACAGTCCCATCCACATTCGGCAGAACCGCAGAGATGCTCTTAAGGAGGCGGATTTAGTAATACTGGCTG GCACAGTATGCGATTTCCGACTTTCCTATGGCCGTGTGTTAAACAGACGTAGTAAGATCATAGCTGTGAACAGAGACCGCTCTCAGCTCCTCAAGAACTCCGATATGTTTTGGAAGCCGACTGTGGCTATTCAAG GAGATGCCGGCTCATTCATACTTAGTCTTGCAGAAGGACTCCATGGGTACACTTGTCCCTCAGACTGGACGGAGGGCCTTAAAGCTGGAGACATCACTAAAGAAAAGGCAAACAA agaaaAAGCAGAGGAGAAAACTGAAAGGCATCTAAATCCTCTGAGAGTTCTGCATTTGGTGGATGATGCTTTACCAGAAGACAGTATTATTGTAGCTGATGGCGGTGACTTTGTAGGCAGCGCTGCATACATTTTACGCCCAAGAGGACCATTGCGCTGGCTGGATCCAG GTGCTTTTGGGACTctaggagtaggaggaggatttGCTTTGGGAGCCAAACTTTGTCGGCCAGAATCCGAG GTTTGGGTTGTTTTTGGAGATGGCTCATTGGGATACAGCATTGTAGAGTATGACACCTACACACGTCATAAG ACTCCTATCATTTCTGTTGTTGGAAATGATGCCTGCTGGAGCCAGATCTCTCGAGAACAAGTTCCTATGTTGGGGAGCAATGTTGCATGTGGTCTGGCATTTAATG ATTACCATGTTGTGGCAGACGGTTTTGGAGGTAAAGGTTTCCTGGTTACTCGGCAAGATGAAGACAGAATAGCTGACATCATCAAGGAAGCCCAGGACTCGGCTAAGAAAGGGAAAGCAGCACTGATCAACGTTCTCATAGGGAAAACAAATTTCCGAGATGGCTCGATCTCTGTGTAA
- the ILVBL gene encoding 2-hydroxyacyl-CoA lyase 2 isoform X2: MKRSAAFLMDHDCECIYLVGAALGAVVSIVLLWLGYRLGVIYQLFHKVETQSPCHGGEVVAQVLQSHGVKFVFTLVGGHISPILVACEKLGIRVVDTRHEATAVFAADAVARLSGTVGVAAVTAGPGLTNTVTAIKNAQMAESPLLLIGGAAATLLQGRGALQDIDQLSLFKPICKFCASVRTIRDIVPVLRKALAEAQSGTPGPVFVEFPIDILYPYHIIQKELAPKGAPKGIMGKIINWYLQNHLNNLFAGAWEPRDTSPLPVSIPKATTEQIQQCVELLSRAKKPVFILGSQSTLPPAPVEKLRKALESLGIPCFLGGMARGMLGRDSPIHIRQNRRDALKEADLVILAGTVCDFRLSYGRVLNRRSKIIAVNRDRSQLLKNSDMFWKPTVAIQGDAGSFILSLAEGLHGYTCPSDWTEGLKAGDITKEKANKEKAEEKTERHLNPLRVLHLVDDALPEDSIIVADGGDFVGSAAYILRPRGPLRWLDPGAFGTLGVGGGFALGAKLCRPESEVWVVFGDGSLGYSIVEYDTYTRHKTPIISVVGNDACWSQISREQVPMLGSNVACGLAFNDYHVVADGFGGKGFLVTRQDEDRIADIIKEAQDSAKKGKAALINVLIGKTNFRDGSISV, encoded by the exons ATGAAGAGAAGCGCAG CCTTTCTAATGGATCACGATTGTGAGTGCATATACCTTGTGGGTGCAGCTCTTGGTGCAGTAGTGTCCATTGTACTGTTGTGGCTGGGGTACCGTCTGGGTGTCATCTACCAGCTCTTTCATAAG GTTGAAACTCAAAGTCCTTGTCATGGAGGGGAAGTGGTGGCTCAAGTGCTTCAGTCCCATGGTGTAAAATTTGTGTTCACCCTGGTTGGTGGACATATCTCACCTATCTTGGTTGCCTGTGAAAAGTTGGGAATACGTGTGGTGGACACAAGACATGAGGCTACAGCGGTATTTGCTGCTGATGCAGTAGCCAGACTTTCGG GTACGGTTGGTGTGGCAGCAGTGACTGCCGGTCCAGGTTTAACCAACACAGTGACGGCCATTAAGAATGCTCAGATGGCGGAGTCACCCCTTCTGCTGATTGGTGGAGCAGCAGCAACATTGCTACAg GGTCGAGGAGCGCTTCAGGATATAGACCAGTTGTCCCTTTTTAAGCCTATTTGTAAATTTTGTGCATCAGTTAGGACCATACGTGACATTGTCCCTGTGCTACGGAAAGCACTGGCAGAGGCCCAGTCAGGAACTCCCG GCCCTGTTTTTGTAGAATTTCCCATAGACATTCTGTATCCATATCACATCATCCAAAAAGAGTTGGCCCCAAAAGGAGCCCCTAAAGGGATTATGGGAAAAATAATTAACTG GTATCTGCAAAATCACCTAAATAACCTGTTTGCTGGGGCTTGGGAACCCAGAGACACTTCTCCTCTTCCCGTCTCCATCCCTAAGGCTACTACTGAGCAG ATTCAGCAGTGTGTGGAGCTGTTGAGTCGAGCTAAGAAGCCGGTCTTCATCCTGGGCAGTCAGAGCACATTACCTCCTGCACCTGTTGAAAAGCTCAG gaaggCTTTGGAATCTTTGGGTATTCCTTGTTTCCTGGGTGGTATGGCCAGAGGCATGTTGGGAAGAGACAGTCCCATCCACATTCGGCAGAACCGCAGAGATGCTCTTAAGGAGGCGGATTTAGTAATACTGGCTG GCACAGTATGCGATTTCCGACTTTCCTATGGCCGTGTGTTAAACAGACGTAGTAAGATCATAGCTGTGAACAGAGACCGCTCTCAGCTCCTCAAGAACTCCGATATGTTTTGGAAGCCGACTGTGGCTATTCAAG GAGATGCCGGCTCATTCATACTTAGTCTTGCAGAAGGACTCCATGGGTACACTTGTCCCTCAGACTGGACGGAGGGCCTTAAAGCTGGAGACATCACTAAAGAAAAGGCAAACAA agaaaAAGCAGAGGAGAAAACTGAAAGGCATCTAAATCCTCTGAGAGTTCTGCATTTGGTGGATGATGCTTTACCAGAAGACAGTATTATTGTAGCTGATGGCGGTGACTTTGTAGGCAGCGCTGCATACATTTTACGCCCAAGAGGACCATTGCGCTGGCTGGATCCAG GTGCTTTTGGGACTctaggagtaggaggaggatttGCTTTGGGAGCCAAACTTTGTCGGCCAGAATCCGAG GTTTGGGTTGTTTTTGGAGATGGCTCATTGGGATACAGCATTGTAGAGTATGACACCTACACACGTCATAAG ACTCCTATCATTTCTGTTGTTGGAAATGATGCCTGCTGGAGCCAGATCTCTCGAGAACAAGTTCCTATGTTGGGGAGCAATGTTGCATGTGGTCTGGCATTTAATG ATTACCATGTTGTGGCAGACGGTTTTGGAGGTAAAGGTTTCCTGGTTACTCGGCAAGATGAAGACAGAATAGCTGACATCATCAAGGAAGCCCAGGACTCGGCTAAGAAAGGGAAAGCAGCACTGATCAACGTTCTCATAGGGAAAACAAATTTCCGAGATGGCTCGATCTCTGTGTAA
- the ILVBL gene encoding 2-hydroxyacyl-CoA lyase 2 isoform X3: MDHDCECIYLVGAALGAVVSIVLLWLGYRLGVIYQLFHKVETQSPCHGGEVVAQVLQSHGVKFVFTLVGGHISPILVACEKLGIRVVDTRHEATAVFAADAVARLSGTVGVAAVTAGPGLTNTVTAIKNAQMAESPLLLIGGAAATLLQGRGALQDIDQLSLFKPICKFCASVRTIRDIVPVLRKALAEAQSGTPGPVFVEFPIDILYPYHIIQKELAPKGAPKGIMGKIINWYLQNHLNNLFAGAWEPRDTSPLPVSIPKATTEQIQQCVELLSRAKKPVFILGSQSTLPPAPVEKLRKALESLGIPCFLGGMARGMLGRDSPIHIRQNRRDALKEADLVILAGTVCDFRLSYGRVLNRRSKIIAVNRDRSQLLKNSDMFWKPTVAIQGDAGSFILSLAEGLHGYTCPSDWTEGLKAGDITKEKANKEKAEEKTERHLNPLRVLHLVDDALPEDSIIVADGGDFVGSAAYILRPRGPLRWLDPGAFGTLGVGGGFALGAKLCRPESEVWVVFGDGSLGYSIVEYDTYTRHKTPIISVVGNDACWSQISREQVPMLGSNVACGLAFNDYHVVADGFGGKGFLVTRQDEDRIADIIKEAQDSAKKGKAALINVLIGKTNFRDGSISV, encoded by the exons ATGGATCACGATTGTGAGTGCATATACCTTGTGGGTGCAGCTCTTGGTGCAGTAGTGTCCATTGTACTGTTGTGGCTGGGGTACCGTCTGGGTGTCATCTACCAGCTCTTTCATAAG GTTGAAACTCAAAGTCCTTGTCATGGAGGGGAAGTGGTGGCTCAAGTGCTTCAGTCCCATGGTGTAAAATTTGTGTTCACCCTGGTTGGTGGACATATCTCACCTATCTTGGTTGCCTGTGAAAAGTTGGGAATACGTGTGGTGGACACAAGACATGAGGCTACAGCGGTATTTGCTGCTGATGCAGTAGCCAGACTTTCGG GTACGGTTGGTGTGGCAGCAGTGACTGCCGGTCCAGGTTTAACCAACACAGTGACGGCCATTAAGAATGCTCAGATGGCGGAGTCACCCCTTCTGCTGATTGGTGGAGCAGCAGCAACATTGCTACAg GGTCGAGGAGCGCTTCAGGATATAGACCAGTTGTCCCTTTTTAAGCCTATTTGTAAATTTTGTGCATCAGTTAGGACCATACGTGACATTGTCCCTGTGCTACGGAAAGCACTGGCAGAGGCCCAGTCAGGAACTCCCG GCCCTGTTTTTGTAGAATTTCCCATAGACATTCTGTATCCATATCACATCATCCAAAAAGAGTTGGCCCCAAAAGGAGCCCCTAAAGGGATTATGGGAAAAATAATTAACTG GTATCTGCAAAATCACCTAAATAACCTGTTTGCTGGGGCTTGGGAACCCAGAGACACTTCTCCTCTTCCCGTCTCCATCCCTAAGGCTACTACTGAGCAG ATTCAGCAGTGTGTGGAGCTGTTGAGTCGAGCTAAGAAGCCGGTCTTCATCCTGGGCAGTCAGAGCACATTACCTCCTGCACCTGTTGAAAAGCTCAG gaaggCTTTGGAATCTTTGGGTATTCCTTGTTTCCTGGGTGGTATGGCCAGAGGCATGTTGGGAAGAGACAGTCCCATCCACATTCGGCAGAACCGCAGAGATGCTCTTAAGGAGGCGGATTTAGTAATACTGGCTG GCACAGTATGCGATTTCCGACTTTCCTATGGCCGTGTGTTAAACAGACGTAGTAAGATCATAGCTGTGAACAGAGACCGCTCTCAGCTCCTCAAGAACTCCGATATGTTTTGGAAGCCGACTGTGGCTATTCAAG GAGATGCCGGCTCATTCATACTTAGTCTTGCAGAAGGACTCCATGGGTACACTTGTCCCTCAGACTGGACGGAGGGCCTTAAAGCTGGAGACATCACTAAAGAAAAGGCAAACAA agaaaAAGCAGAGGAGAAAACTGAAAGGCATCTAAATCCTCTGAGAGTTCTGCATTTGGTGGATGATGCTTTACCAGAAGACAGTATTATTGTAGCTGATGGCGGTGACTTTGTAGGCAGCGCTGCATACATTTTACGCCCAAGAGGACCATTGCGCTGGCTGGATCCAG GTGCTTTTGGGACTctaggagtaggaggaggatttGCTTTGGGAGCCAAACTTTGTCGGCCAGAATCCGAG GTTTGGGTTGTTTTTGGAGATGGCTCATTGGGATACAGCATTGTAGAGTATGACACCTACACACGTCATAAG ACTCCTATCATTTCTGTTGTTGGAAATGATGCCTGCTGGAGCCAGATCTCTCGAGAACAAGTTCCTATGTTGGGGAGCAATGTTGCATGTGGTCTGGCATTTAATG ATTACCATGTTGTGGCAGACGGTTTTGGAGGTAAAGGTTTCCTGGTTACTCGGCAAGATGAAGACAGAATAGCTGACATCATCAAGGAAGCCCAGGACTCGGCTAAGAAAGGGAAAGCAGCACTGATCAACGTTCTCATAGGGAAAACAAATTTCCGAGATGGCTCGATCTCTGTGTAA